The following are encoded in a window of Gramella sp. MT6 genomic DNA:
- a CDS encoding PaaI family thioesterase codes for MSLYTYSFVSGKQQDYIDVQYYHDESLLKFYVRVLFHVETQGAPGIVHGGAIASVMDEAMGGVAFLNHMPAVTGNLTLNYHRPLPVETTMYMTATIEKTEGKKVYIAGKMFDGDGVLFAESEGIFVKVPHERIGFTNSK; via the coding sequence ATGAGTTTGTACACATATTCATTTGTTTCAGGGAAGCAACAGGATTACATAGATGTACAATATTATCATGATGAAAGCTTGTTGAAATTCTACGTCAGGGTTTTATTTCACGTTGAAACCCAGGGAGCCCCTGGAATTGTTCACGGTGGTGCCATTGCATCTGTAATGGATGAAGCCATGGGAGGGGTAGCCTTTTTAAATCATATGCCTGCTGTTACCGGGAACTTGACGCTAAATTATCACAGGCCATTACCGGTTGAAACCACCATGTATATGACTGCCACAATCGAAAAAACTGAAGGTAAAAAAGTCTATATCGCGGGAAAAATGTTTGATGGAGATGGGGTGCTTTTTGCCGAATCAGAAGGAATTTTTGTCAAAGTACCCCATGAAAGAATTGGTTTTACAAATAGCAAATAA
- a CDS encoding class III extradiol ring-cleavage dioxygenase yields MGKLPVYFIPHGGGPWHVTKNAMDDPIGYGRLRKYLKNFGEQYSQKIKAILVVSGHWEEDLPTLQFGSNPHLLYDYYGFPESTYHLKWPAPGNPELAEQTENLLKESGFKTKRDYERGFDHGIFVPLMIAFPKANIPVVQLSLVNSLDPETHINLGEVLEPLRNEGVLIIGSGMSYHNMQGFISGSSSATGVSMQFDDWLTQTVEINDAKKRNEMLINWKNAPKARESHPRSEHLAPLFVVAGAAGIDKGSHDYSGLLMGVRVSGYKFG; encoded by the coding sequence ATGGGAAAGTTACCCGTATATTTTATACCTCATGGTGGTGGTCCGTGGCATGTAACTAAAAATGCCATGGACGACCCTATTGGATATGGTCGGTTAAGGAAATACCTTAAAAATTTTGGTGAGCAATACAGCCAAAAGATAAAAGCTATTCTTGTTGTTTCAGGACATTGGGAAGAGGATTTGCCGACGCTGCAATTCGGTTCAAATCCACATTTGCTATATGATTATTATGGCTTTCCTGAATCTACATATCATTTAAAATGGCCAGCTCCCGGTAATCCCGAATTGGCTGAACAGACTGAAAATCTGTTAAAAGAAAGCGGTTTTAAAACAAAAAGAGACTATGAAAGAGGCTTTGACCATGGAATATTTGTGCCTTTAATGATTGCTTTCCCAAAAGCCAATATTCCGGTGGTTCAGCTTTCCCTGGTCAATTCCCTTGACCCTGAAACGCATATAAACCTTGGCGAAGTGCTTGAACCTTTACGAAATGAAGGTGTGTTGATTATAGGTTCAGGAATGAGCTACCATAATATGCAAGGGTTTATATCGGGTAGTTCTTCAGCTACAGGTGTTTCAATGCAATTCGATGATTGGCTCACCCAGACAGTTGAGATAAATGATGCTAAAAAGCGAAATGAAATGCTCATTAACTGGAAGAATGCACCGAAAGCAAGAGAAAGCCATCCAAGAAGTGAACATCTGGCACCACTGTTTGTAGTTGCCGGTGCTGCTGGCATTGATAAGGGCTCTCATGATTATTCGGGATTACTCATGGGTGTTAGAGTTTCAGGATATAAGTTTGGATAA